From the Leptidea sinapis chromosome 42, ilLepSina1.1, whole genome shotgun sequence genome, one window contains:
- the LOC126976778 gene encoding protein-cysteine N-palmitoyltransferase Rasp, which yields MKYFEISSSISLFFVNCKMKVKINQSELWVYFVVWIITNFYSLFVLVQSQNDIIQNNRLQFSNLKDLQPGWKFLSRYRDVSDIEWSSWKYFIETTWCYFIIQYILSEIIREKFPEYLKYWYIVSSCTFVCKYTGYKHLVTILMQPTIYAAVIKFGGKKISIWIISIILLVTYNSLKYNFYFWSFLEHDDMQDEEVYLLLFCVAWTELRCISYSIDFVENKDEMYLKSKDIINMISYILYLPMLYTGPVILYEDFEKSFTRVYKFDAKIRRFFYDIFIFFTYTLILDYIFHYIYFYAMQSDMELIRQLPSLALCGGGLWMGLQFHMKYVISYGIVSSFTRLDNIEPPPAPRCIARIHVYSQMWRHFDVGLYRFLVKYIYKPCYNIISGSFKLPIIVYKLLASLGTFIFIFLWHGMVWHIFMWTVLNYIGITLEYSGKLISRHTSYQWLKQNILKTEANETRFIAVLCTPLLALSAISNFYLFAGTDVGNLFFERFFQPSLGKSLLLCFSLYCCCQVSIALEDVPSRGNNLTKTDLKKSL from the exons atgaaatattttgaaatttccTCGAGTAtctcattattttttgtaaactgTAAAATGAAAGTTAAAATTAATCAAAGTGAACTTTGGGTCTACTTCGTTGTTTggataattacaaatttttattcgCTCTTTGTACTAGTGCAGTCACAAAATG ATATCATACAAAACAATCGTTTACAGTTTTCTAATTTAAAGGACTTGCAACCTGGTTGGAAGTTTCTGTCAAGATATAGAGATGTTTCTGATATTGAATGGAGTAGTTGgaagtattttattgaaacaacttggtgttattttattatacaatatattttatcagaAATAATAAGGGAGAAATTCCCTGAGTACCTGAAGTATTGGTACATTGTGTCATCTTGTACATTTGTGTGCAAGTACACGGGCTATAAACATTTGGTTACAATTTTAATGCAACCTACTATTTATGCAGCAGTGATTAAATTTGGgggtaaaaaaataagtatatggATAATCagtattattttacttgttACTTATAATtcacttaaatataatttctacTTTTGGAGTTTTCTAGAACATGATGATATGCAAGATGAAGAGGtgtatttacttttgttttgtgttgcATGGACCGAGTTAAGATGCATCAGCTATTCTATAGATtttgttgaaaacaaagatgAAATGTATTTGAAAAGTAAggatataattaatatgattaGTTACATCCTATATTTGCCAATGTTATACACTGGTCCAGTTATATTGTATGAAGATTTTGAAAAAAGTTTTACTAGAGTATATAAATTTGATGCAAAAAtaagaagatttttttatgatatatttattttctttacatatACACTCATTCtggattatatatttcattatatttacttttatgcAATGCAAAGTGATATGGAG CTTATTAGACAATTACCGTCATTAGCACTTTGTGGGGGTGGCTTATGGATGGGTTTGCAGTTTCACATGAAATATGTTATATCATATGGAATTGTTTCTTCATTTACCAGACTTGACAATATTGAGCCTCCACCAGCTCCTCGATGTATTGCAAGAATACATGTATACTCTCAAATGTGGAGACATTTTGATGTGGGTCTCTATAGATTTCTAGTAAA atacatatataaaccatgttacaatataataagtgGAAGCTTCAAATTGCCCATTATTGTTTATAAGTTATTGGCATCTCTtggaacatttatttttatttttctttggcATGGCATGGTCTGGCATATTTTTATGTGGACTGTTTTAAACTACATTGGCATTACCTTGGAGTACTCTGGAAAGCTAATATCAAGGCATACATCATATCAGTGgttaaaacaaaacattttgaAGACTGAAGCTAATGAAACAAGGTTTATTGCAGTTCTTTGTACTCCGTTATTAGCATTATCGGCAATATCAAACTTCTATTTGTTTGCCGGAACTGATGttggaaatttattttttgaaagatTCTTTCAACCATCACTTGGGAAGAGTTTATTGTTATGCTTCTCTTTGTATTGCTGTTGTCAGGTCTCAATAGCTTTAGAAGATGTTCCCTCAAGAGgaaataatttaactaaaacTGATTTGAAAAAATCACTGTAA
- the LOC126976755 gene encoding DNA helicase MCM8, with protein sequence MRRNWRGRYKNNSNRHTYGSRSVSSHSNISKNYCPSTVTSTNSARAPANQVPITVPISDNNSNIWKLYFPTQEQNGSTISKQIECFNRYIIANRSIFDLEKIDLNRSVPLDVQILTKDDEFNRDWPSFQNDLFENPENTLRILEFCLHKTLQCHSKINVRIINHQPVVPIANLKVNYFGKLVTIKGTVIRVGSVGLICTSMAFECSSCHSLQAVIQPQGLFTAPSICQSCRNGHKFEPIQSSPYTNTTDWQVAKIQEIQSHSISGTIPRSVEIDLQGDLVGSACPGDVLSVTGIVQVRGESKGGEDGKKAARLLQLYIEAVSIHSQRNLSNPTISFTLKDYYAIQEIHASDDVFRLLVHSLCPTIFGHEAVKAGLILGLFGGTEHDNGPRSYAHVLVVGDPGLGKSQLLQAAAYAAPRGVYVCGASASGGGLTVALGREAGGDFALEAGALVLADKGVCCVDELDKMCAHHSSLLEAMEQRRVSVAKGGVVCSLPARATVLAAANPAAGCYNKAKTVAENLKINSALLSRFDLVFILLDQPDEKTDAMLSEHVLALHSGPKAKRNPSASTSNNSILESTQNNGSMSLSERLRLKPDEVIETLPLVLLRKYIAYAQRYVHPTLSTEAANALRSFYLELRHNQGITGDGTPITTRQLEACIRLTQARARIDLREEATEQDANDVISLMKHSLVDTFSDEFGNIELSRSINGSGVSSRNKVKQFLDALTRRSHQLSKNVFTRQELKQIHKGAGIAGDANDLIEAMHINSYLLLKGSNTYQLIFQ encoded by the exons ATGAGACGAAATTGGCGAGgtcgctataaaaataattcaaatcgaCACACTTACGGATCTAGATCAGTTTCTAGCCATAGCAATATTAGTAAAAACTATTGTCCATCAACAGTTACTTCAACAAATAGTGCCCGAGCACCAGCGAATCAAGTGCCTATAACTGTTCCAATATCAGACAATAATTCTAATATATGGAAGCTATATTTTCCAACTCAAG AACAGAATGGTAGTACGATATCAAAACAAATAGAATGTTTCAACAGGTACATAATCGCCAATAGAAGCATATTTGACTTAGAAAAAATAGACCTTAACCGAAGTGTACCTTTAGATGTGCAAATCTTGACAAAAGATGATGAGTTCAACAGAGACTGGCCATCATttcaaaatgatttatttgaaaatccAGAAAATACATTGCGAATATTGGAGTTTTGTTTACATAAG ACTTTGCAGTGTCATTCCAAAATAAATGTAAGAATAATAAACCACCAACCAGTGGTTCCAATTGCTAATTTGAAAGTTAACTATTTTG GGAAACTTGTAACTATTAAGGGAACTGTTATAAGAGTTGGAAGTGTGGGGTTGATTTGTACATCCATGGCATTTGAATGCTCCAGCTGTCATAGTTTACAAGCCGTAATCCAGCCACAGGGTTTGTTTACTG CACCAAGTATTTGCCAGAGTTGCAGAAATGGACATAAATTTGAACCAATACAATCATCACCATATACCAATACTACGGACTGGCAAGTGGCTAAAATACAGGAAATACAGTCTCAC AGTATATCGGGAACAATTCCAAGAAGTGTAGAGATTGATCTGCAGGGTGATCTTGTTGGCTCTGCTTGTCCTGGAGATGTGCTGTCTGTCACAGGAATAGTACAG GTCCGTGGTGAAAGTAAAGGTGGTGAGGATGGAAAAAAAGCCGCCCGACTCTTGCAACTGTACATAGAAGCTGTATCTATTCATAGTCAAAGAAATCTCAGTAACCCCACAATATCATTTACACTGAAGGACTACTATGCCATTCAG gaaattcACGCGTCGGACGATGTGTTCAGACTTCTAGTGCACTCCTTGTGTCCGACAATATTCGGGCACGAGGCGGTTAAGGCCGGCCTCATACTGGGCCTGTTTGGAGGTACGGAGCACGACAACGGACCCAGAAGCTACGCACATGTGTTGGTTGTCGGAGACCCCGGTTTGGGGAAATCGCAACTGTTACAAGCAGCAGCGTATGCGGCACCCAGAG GAGTATATGTATGCGGTGCCTCGGCATCGGGCGGAGGCCTAACGGTTGCATTAGGCCGCGAAGCTGGAGGGGATTTCGCGCTCGAAGCTGGTGCTCTTGTGCTCGCTGACAAGGGAGTTTGTTGTGTGGATGAACTAGATaag ATGTGTGCGCACCACAGTAGTCTGTTAGAGGCGATGGAACAACGGCGAGTGAGTGTGGCCAAGGGCGGAGTAGTATGCAGCCTGCCCGCTCGGGCCACTGTACTCGCTGCAGCCAATCCCGCCGCCGGCTGTTACAATAA GGCTAAGACTGTTGCTGAAAACTTGAAAATAAATTCAGCTTTACTATCCAGATTCGACttggtttttattttactgGATCAGCCTGACGAG aaaactGATGCAATGCTCTCAGAGCATGTCTTAGCTTTACATTCTGGTCCGAAAGCAAAACGAAACCCCAGTGCCAGCACGAGCAATAACTCTATACTAGAATCAACTCAAAACAATGGCAGTATGTCGTTAAG TGAAAGACTGAGATTAAAACCGGATGAGGTGATTGAAACACTACCGTTAGTGTTGCTTCGGAAGTATATCGCGTACGCTCAACGTTACGTGCACCCGACGCTCAGTACGGAGGCGGCTAATGCTCTGCGTAGCTTCTATCTAGAGCTGCGTCACAACCAGGGGATCACTGGCGATGGAACGCCCATTACTACCAGACAGTTAGAAGCTTGCATTAGACTTACTCag gcTCGCGCACGAATCGATTTACGAGAAGAAGCTACAGAGCAAGACGCAAATGATGTCATAAGTTTAATGAAGCACAGCTTGGTCGACACATTCAGTGATGAATTTGGTAATATCGAGCTGTCACGGTCCATTAATGGATCAGGAGTTAGCTCTCGAAATAAG GTAAAACAATTCTTGGATGCACTCACAAGGAGATCACATCAACTCAGCAAGAATGTTTTCACTCGCCAAGAGCTGAAACAAATACACAAAGGAGCTGGTATTGCTGGTGATGCAAATGATTTGATAGAGGCTATGCATATTAACTCATATCTATTACTTAAAGGCTCAAACACTTACCaacttatttttcaataa